In the Oncorhynchus keta strain PuntledgeMale-10-30-2019 chromosome 29, Oket_V2, whole genome shotgun sequence genome, one interval contains:
- the LOC118362536 gene encoding uncharacterized protein LOC118362536: MLNGGREGLFQLGQQLQQQGEYQAALHCFLSSLLGLRHVQSFTSLPNCLHQIAELFISENNYGKALQFIQAEKMFYEVSLIELTAVQGSTGTRSDEGCRLSTMRVVDEAIGLREFLRQGCIPIQKNKHIYGSSCCGLGPQKEALLGSSGTGWASPEELSDQASQAQHFERLAQLCIMSKRYVELTRITQMSSLAIRAVLFSIVGLPLIK; encoded by the exons ATGCTGAACGGGGGAAGGGAGGGCCTGTTTCAACTGGGACAGCAGCTCCAGCAACAGGGGGAGTACCAGGCCGCCCTCCACTGCTTCCTTAGCTCTCTGCTGGGGTTAAGGCACGTGCAGAGCTTCACTTCGCTGCCCAACTGCCTTCACCAG ATTGCGGAACTCTTCATCTCCGAAAATAATT ACGGCAAGGCCCTGCAGTTCATTCAGGCTGAGAAGATGTTCTACGAGGTTTCTCTAATTGAGCTCACTGCTGTTCAGGGGAGCACAG GTACAAGGAGTGACGAAGGATGCCGTTTAAGTACTATGAGGGTGGTTGATGAAGCAATTGGACTCAG GGAGTTCCTGCGCCAAGGCTGCATTCCAATACAGAAGAACAAGCACATATATGGAAGTTCCTGTTGTGGATTAG gccCCCAGAAGGAGGCTTTGCTGGGCTCGTCTGGGACAGGATGGGCATCCCCAGAGGAGCTATCGGATCAGGCCTCCCAGGCACAGCATTTTGAGCGGCTGGCCCAGCTTTGCATCATGAGTAAAAGGTACGTAGAGTTAACAAGAATAACGCAAATGTCCTCTCTTGCAATAAGGGCAGTGCTGTTTAGTATTGTTGGTCTTCCTCTCATTAAATGA